One window of Arcobacter sp. F2176 genomic DNA carries:
- a CDS encoding 4Fe-4S dicluster domain-containing protein, whose product MQEFVYHNPDGLDFPLSESIFVTNDIEKTKDIKFLISNSAEVDSEVSADEIDFYIKNTKDSISKKIQNVHKLYEIAAVKFDNAQDVIYTQKIGNKLLLIANDDDSKEFISKTDSDEFDMFRISEDIIKSISGHIGNLTVIVDDEGKDVTLKVDQIVWFDIKELGLRQSGGFDPKGSSIDEVLSVLRKNVEEYEYKKFITYDANICQYHERREEVCGRCEEVCPTTAIIKIDEKKHLEFSQIDCQGCGGCISICPSGALDYAPINKNSIYEMAKKFRGNIPLILPQKINLSQLNITLKENVLPFKIDGEKFLHETSFLTILQESGSQVIFYTDFLSKGSTDAIRILNDIYTKKYGKKAIYVAINEDELSQALEEVDLIDGSTFSYNQEDERKREAFAVRLSSLVGNDDLGIVKTGENVHYAKVNINQDNCTLCLSCVGACNVDALKAYPEDNTLRLNPLICTGCGYCELSCPEKNCLTIEQDIIELNSQSFLERVVAQDELFACTECGKEFATKKAVEKIATIMSPIFANNPIKQKTLYCCEDCKPKVMFANDEIRNQRV is encoded by the coding sequence ATGCAAGAGTTTGTATATCATAACCCTGATGGGTTGGATTTCCCTTTATCTGAAAGTATATTTGTTACAAATGATATAGAGAAAACAAAGGATATTAAATTCTTAATTTCAAATAGTGCTGAAGTAGATAGCGAAGTAAGTGCTGACGAAATTGATTTTTATATTAAAAATACAAAAGATTCGATTTCAAAAAAAATACAAAATGTTCATAAACTTTATGAAATTGCTGCAGTTAAATTTGATAATGCTCAAGATGTCATTTATACACAAAAAATAGGAAATAAATTATTATTAATTGCAAATGATGATGATTCAAAAGAATTTATTTCAAAAACAGACTCAGATGAATTTGATATGTTTAGAATAAGTGAAGATATAATTAAATCAATTTCTGGTCATATTGGTAATTTAACAGTTATTGTGGATGATGAGGGCAAAGATGTCACTTTAAAAGTTGATCAAATTGTATGGTTTGATATTAAAGAATTAGGATTAAGACAAAGTGGAGGATTTGATCCAAAAGGATCTTCTATTGATGAAGTGCTAAGTGTTTTAAGAAAAAATGTTGAAGAGTATGAGTATAAAAAATTCATTACATACGATGCTAATATATGTCAATATCATGAAAGAAGAGAAGAAGTTTGTGGAAGATGTGAAGAAGTATGTCCCACTACTGCAATTATAAAAATTGATGAAAAAAAACATTTGGAATTCTCACAAATTGATTGCCAGGGATGTGGTGGATGTATTTCAATTTGTCCTTCTGGAGCGCTTGATTATGCCCCAATTAATAAAAATTCTATATATGAAATGGCAAAAAAGTTTAGAGGTAATATTCCTTTAATTCTTCCCCAAAAGATAAATCTTTCACAATTAAATATAACACTAAAAGAAAATGTACTTCCTTTTAAAATAGATGGAGAAAAGTTTTTACATGAAACTTCATTCTTAACAATTCTACAAGAAAGTGGTTCTCAAGTTATATTTTATACTGACTTCTTATCTAAAGGAAGTACAGATGCTATTAGAATTTTAAATGATATTTATACTAAAAAATATGGCAAAAAAGCTATATATGTAGCAATAAATGAAGATGAGTTATCACAAGCCCTAGAAGAAGTTGATTTAATTGATGGTTCTACATTTTCATATAATCAAGAAGATGAAAGGAAAAGAGAAGCTTTTGCTGTTAGATTATCATCTCTTGTGGGAAATGATGATTTAGGTATTGTTAAAACTGGTGAAAATGTTCATTATGCAAAAGTAAATATAAATCAAGATAACTGTACCTTATGTTTATCATGTGTTGGAGCCTGTAATGTCGATGCCCTTAAGGCATATCCAGAAGATAATACACTAAGATTAAATCCATTAATTTGTACGGGATGTGGATATTGTGAACTTTCATGTCCAGAAAAAAATTGTTTAACAATTGAGCAAGATATAATTGAATTAAATAGCCAGTCGTTTTTAGAAAGAGTAGTAGCTCAAGATGAACTTTTTGCATGTACTGAATGTGGTAAAGAGTTTGCAACTAAAAAGGCAGTAGAAAAAATCGCAACTATAATGTCTCCAATTTTTGCAAATAATCCTATAAAACAAAAAACTTTATATTGCTGTGAAGATTGTAAACCAAAAGTTATGTTTGCAAATGATGAAATAAGGAATCAAAGAGTATGA
- a CDS encoding molecular chaperone, whose amino-acid sequence MKTEELNKARAIYYGLFCSLFSFIDDNKEYKNIEKIIELLSSSPIDEHSKEALNKMNEFLKDKGFDGLKEENNQVFFSPSTSYIPVTASYYNEDRDDGKKRVEMTNIVLKSTFRKNTISFKDAEDHICFILNFIQKLIEEDFKNIENPLVLECFSNILNGFIDLFIDDVYKHEESDFYKNSAILLKVFIELERALLNVEKPKEHKKRTQHELFHKKRKEFVKRAKRNFDEVTSL is encoded by the coding sequence ATGAAAACTGAAGAATTAAATAAAGCAAGAGCAATCTATTATGGATTGTTCTGTTCATTATTTTCATTTATAGATGATAATAAAGAGTATAAAAATATAGAAAAAATAATTGAACTTTTATCAAGTAGTCCAATTGATGAACATAGTAAAGAAGCATTAAATAAAATGAATGAATTTTTAAAAGATAAAGGTTTTGATGGATTAAAAGAAGAAAACAATCAAGTTTTCTTTAGTCCAAGTACAAGTTATATTCCTGTAACAGCTTCTTATTATAATGAAGATAGAGATGATGGTAAAAAAAGAGTTGAAATGACTAATATAGTATTAAAATCAACTTTCAGAAAAAATACAATAAGTTTTAAAGATGCAGAAGATCATATCTGTTTTATATTGAACTTTATTCAAAAACTAATCGAAGAAGATTTCAAAAATATTGAAAACCCCTTAGTCTTAGAGTGTTTTTCAAATATTTTAAATGGATTTATTGATTTATTTATTGATGATGTTTATAAACATGAAGAGAGTGATTTTTATAAAAACAGTGCAATATTATTAAAAGTTTTTATTGAATTAGAAAGAGCATTATTAAATGTAGAAAAACCTAAAGAACATAAAAAAAGAACTCAACATGAGTTATTTCATAAAAAAAGAAAAGAGTTCGTAAAAAGAGCAAAAAGAAATTTTGACGAAGTTACAAGTCTTTAA